The Candidatus Rokuibacteriota bacterium sequence GCGTAGTCGACGAGACGCCCCACGCCCCCGAGGGACGCCCCGCGGCGGTACGGGGTGATCAGGAAGACCAGGCACAGAAAGAAGCCCACGTGGACGCCGCGCTGCGCCGACCACGTCCCCGTCACGCCCGTATAGAGGTGGAAGAGGCTCGCGAGCACCGCGAAGACCGAGATCCACCACGCGGTGCGCCCGCTGCCGACGACGGGGTCGTCGGACACGGGGAAGCCGGGATGCTTCGTCGCCGGGTCCACGGGGCTCCTCATGCGCCGGGGCCGGTGCTACTTCACCAGGCCGATCTCCTTGTAGAACTGCTGCGCGCCCGGGTGCATGGGCACCGACATCCCGAGCACGGTGTTCTCCTTCGGGAGCATCGCCTTGTACGCCGGGTAGGCGTCGGCCAGCCGCTGCCGCTTCTCGTAGAGCGCCTTCGTCACCTTGTACACGACGTCCGCGGGCAGGTCGTCCCGCGCCACGATGCCGCTCCAGCTCGCGATGGTGGGCACCGGCGCGTCGACGCCTTTGTAGACGCCCGCCGGGAACTCGGACCGCACCCAGCCCGGGTATTTCTTCTCGAACGCCTGGATCTTGTCCTCGGCGATCGGGAGCATGCGCAGGGGGAAGAGGGCGGCGATCTGCTGGTAGGAGGAGTGGGGGATGGCCGACGTCGACGACAGGGC is a genomic window containing:
- a CDS encoding TAXI family TRAP transporter solute-binding subunit; the encoded protein is ALSSTSAIPHSSYQQIAALFPLRMLPIAEDKIQAFEKKYPGWVRSEFPAGVYKGVDAPVPTIASWSGIVARDDLPADVVYKVTKALYEKRQRLADAYPAYKAMLPKENTVLGMSVPMHPGAQQFYKEIGLVK